A region of Acidisarcina sp. DNA encodes the following proteins:
- a CDS encoding response regulator, with amino-acid sequence MVRRRVLIIDDEDDIRQVAALSLETVAGWEVSMASSGIEGIGRAASEKPDAILLDVMMPAMDGPTTFLELQKREETTGIPVVLLTAKVQGPDQKRFAGLGVAAVLFKPFDPLTLSRQISDALGWQE; translated from the coding sequence ATGGTTCGCCGCCGCGTATTAATCATTGACGACGAAGACGATATCCGTCAGGTAGCTGCTCTCAGCCTGGAAACCGTCGCTGGCTGGGAGGTATCGATGGCCAGCTCCGGCATCGAGGGGATCGGCCGCGCCGCCAGCGAAAAACCGGATGCCATCCTGCTCGACGTCATGATGCCTGCCATGGACGGTCCCACAACCTTTCTCGAGCTGCAGAAGCGCGAGGAGACAACCGGCATCCCGGTAGTCCTGCTGACTGCCAAGGTGCAGGGACCGGATCAGAAGCGCTTCGCGGGGCTGGGAGTTGCCGCTGTCCTCTTCAAACCCTTTGATCCTTTAACACTTTCGAGGCAGATTTCTGATGCCCTGGGATGGCAGGAGTAG
- the xseA gene encoding exodeoxyribonuclease VII large subunit, which produces MGELVGEVRAHIEREYADVWVEGEISNFRSAPSGHLYFTLKDGESQLPVVLFRRQAQLLRFRPGDGMQVLVRGKVSVYEQRGQMQLVAEILEPLGAGSLQLAFEQLKERLRAEGLFATERKQPMPAFPRCVGIVTSPSGAVIRDFLNIVGRRHAALHVLLYPAVVQGEAAAAEVAAGIAYFNQTRSADIVVIARGGGSLEDLAPFNSELLARAIAASELPVVSAVGHETDFTIADFVADLRAPTPSAAAELITEAQHKVEEQIDQLRRRLERASRYKLMQASERLARLSIDASFARLRNAFGRRQQRVDELGFRMEASWRRLSRIRYDRLNHTVSRLLQHDATHRLLVLRERLQGLEGRMVRAQRIHTANCAARQRALEGRLQSLSPLAVLNRGYALVFDESGTLLKDSKQAAEGDVLTTRLATGTLRSRVTESRP; this is translated from the coding sequence GTGGGAGAACTGGTGGGCGAGGTTCGTGCGCACATCGAGCGGGAATACGCCGATGTATGGGTGGAGGGAGAGATCTCGAACTTCCGCTCCGCGCCCTCCGGCCATCTCTATTTCACGCTGAAGGACGGCGAATCGCAGCTCCCCGTAGTTCTTTTCCGCAGGCAGGCGCAGTTGCTGCGCTTCCGGCCCGGCGATGGCATGCAGGTTCTGGTGCGGGGTAAGGTCTCCGTTTACGAGCAACGCGGCCAGATGCAACTGGTGGCCGAAATCCTGGAGCCGCTTGGGGCAGGATCTCTGCAGCTTGCCTTCGAGCAGCTTAAGGAGCGGCTGCGCGCCGAGGGTCTGTTTGCCACGGAACGGAAGCAGCCCATGCCCGCCTTTCCTCGTTGCGTGGGAATCGTGACGTCGCCTTCAGGGGCGGTGATCCGCGACTTTCTGAACATCGTGGGACGGAGGCACGCGGCCTTGCACGTCCTGCTCTATCCCGCCGTTGTCCAGGGAGAGGCGGCCGCGGCTGAAGTCGCGGCAGGCATCGCTTACTTTAACCAGACCCGCTCGGCAGATATCGTCGTGATTGCCCGCGGTGGCGGCTCGCTCGAGGACCTTGCCCCCTTCAACAGCGAGCTTCTGGCTCGCGCCATTGCAGCCTCGGAGCTGCCCGTTGTCTCCGCCGTGGGCCACGAGACGGATTTCACCATCGCGGACTTTGTCGCCGACCTGCGCGCGCCCACGCCCTCCGCTGCGGCGGAGCTGATAACCGAAGCGCAGCACAAAGTCGAGGAGCAGATCGATCAGTTGCGGCGGCGCCTGGAGCGGGCCAGCCGATATAAGCTGATGCAGGCCAGCGAAAGACTCGCGCGCCTCTCCATCGACGCCAGCTTCGCGCGCCTGCGGAATGCCTTCGGCCGCCGCCAGCAGCGGGTCGATGAGTTGGGCTTCCGAATGGAGGCTTCGTGGCGCAGGCTCTCGCGGATTCGTTATGATCGCCTGAACCACACAGTCAGCCGACTGTTGCAGCACGATGCGACACACCGGCTGCTCGTTCTGCGCGAGCGGCTGCAAGGGTTGGAAGGACGCATGGTGCGTGCCCAGCGTATCCACACAGCAAACTGCGCGGCACGGCAGCGTGCGCTGGAAGGACGACTGCAATCCCTGTCGCCGCTGGCGGTGCTCAATCGTGGCTACGCGCTGGTTTTCGATGAGAGCGGAACGTTATTGAAAGATTCGAAGCAGGCCGCCGAAGGAGATGTGCTGACAACAAGGCTGGCAACAGGAACACTGCGCAGCCGGGTCACCGAATCGCGACCCTGA
- a CDS encoding potassium channel family protein, with product MDILSLIVGIALLLITLLDAFQTIILPRRATGRFRLTNMFYGVTWKPWAYCTNLLRHPRKRETAFSFYGPLSLIFLLMVWAGTMVIGFALIFHGLGSPFHDAVDPHGFRSDLYVSGTTLFTLGLGDVTPSSRWARELIILEAGTGLGFLAVVMGYFPVLYGAFSRREVNIALLDARAGSPPTAAELMRRHVHPDANDALTALLAEWERWSAELLESHISYPLLCYFRSQHNNQSWIGALTAILDTCALLIAGVQGRQSRQAQLTFAIARHALVDLSQIFSLKPVTNRVDRLPPDRYQQLYALLDESGVRMCRDDRSMQRLTEMRSLYEGYAEALSRYLCMPLPPWISEHPHRDNWLTVARVREQAEVADQKIPAVPHVPGLHDDHDF from the coding sequence ATGGATATTCTGAGCCTGATCGTGGGAATTGCGCTTCTTCTCATCACGCTGCTCGACGCCTTTCAAACCATCATCCTGCCACGACGTGCCACCGGGCGCTTCCGTCTGACGAACATGTTTTATGGCGTTACGTGGAAGCCCTGGGCCTACTGCACCAACCTGCTTCGCCATCCGCGGAAGCGGGAGACGGCCTTCAGCTTCTATGGGCCGCTTTCTCTTATCTTTCTGCTGATGGTTTGGGCAGGGACGATGGTCATCGGCTTTGCCCTTATCTTCCACGGACTTGGCAGCCCGTTTCACGATGCCGTTGATCCTCATGGATTTCGCTCGGATCTCTACGTCAGCGGAACCACGCTCTTTACCCTGGGCCTCGGAGATGTAACGCCCAGCAGCCGATGGGCCCGGGAACTCATAATTCTCGAAGCAGGAACAGGGCTGGGCTTTCTTGCGGTGGTTATGGGCTACTTTCCCGTCCTCTATGGAGCGTTTTCCCGGCGGGAGGTCAACATCGCATTGCTCGATGCGCGTGCCGGTTCTCCGCCGACCGCGGCCGAGTTGATGCGCCGTCATGTCCATCCAGATGCAAACGATGCTTTGACTGCGCTGCTGGCGGAGTGGGAGCGATGGTCGGCGGAGCTGCTGGAGAGCCACATTTCCTACCCGCTGCTCTGCTACTTCCGCTCACAACACAATAACCAGAGCTGGATTGGCGCCTTGACCGCCATCCTCGATACCTGCGCGCTATTGATTGCGGGAGTGCAGGGGCGCCAGTCGCGCCAGGCGCAGCTCACCTTCGCCATCGCACGGCACGCGCTGGTGGATCTTTCGCAGATCTTCTCCCTGAAGCCGGTGACGAACCGGGTCGATCGCCTTCCCCCGGATCGTTATCAGCAGCTCTACGCGTTGTTGGATGAGTCCGGCGTTCGCATGTGCAGGGATGACCGTTCGATGCAACGGCTTACCGAGATGCGCTCTCTCTACGAGGGCTATGCCGAGGCCTTGAGCCGCTATCTATGCATGCCTCTGCCTCCGTGGATCTCAGAACATCCGCACAGGGACAACTGGCTGACGGTGGCACGTGTGCGAGAGCAGGCCGAGGTTGCCGACCAGAAGATTCCTGCGGTTCCACACGTACCGGGTCTGCACGACGATCACGATTTCTAG
- a CDS encoding DinB family protein: MSIANSLLAEFESQAPVTRRFLERLPADKLTWKPHPKSMSAGQLAYHLAVVPGSVVRGMQTSSAPPPDFQFPEAASVQQVLDLFDESVAAVRKILPNFNDDAMHEMWRIVVGDQEILAFPRGQFIRDVMLNHWYQHRGQFSVYLRLLDVAVPSSWGPSADEPAPFQKQLQPA; the protein is encoded by the coding sequence ATGTCGATTGCAAACTCATTACTCGCAGAATTTGAATCTCAAGCGCCCGTCACGCGCCGCTTCCTCGAGCGCCTTCCAGCAGACAAGCTGACCTGGAAACCTCACCCGAAATCGATGTCCGCGGGTCAGCTCGCATACCACCTCGCAGTCGTACCCGGCAGCGTCGTTCGGGGCATGCAAACCAGCTCCGCGCCGCCACCCGATTTTCAATTTCCAGAGGCGGCGAGCGTCCAACAGGTGCTCGATCTCTTCGACGAAAGCGTGGCAGCCGTACGTAAGATACTGCCAAACTTTAATGATGATGCGATGCACGAGATGTGGCGCATCGTCGTCGGCGACCAGGAAATCCTCGCGTTCCCTCGCGGCCAATTCATTCGCGATGTCATGCTCAATCACTGGTACCAGCACCGGGGCCAATTCAGCGTCTATCTGCGCCTGCTCGACGTCGCCGTGCCTTCAAGCTGGGGGCCCAGTGCCGATGAGCCTGCGCCGTTTCAAAAGCAGCTCCAACCCGCCTAG
- a CDS encoding DUF1801 domain-containing protein, translating to MKPTKEALKSARSAAVSGKAAKGFTDEERAAMKERAEELKAEERRGLRVKKTDGEEDVLAKIAEMPESDRAMAERLHAIIKASAPALSPKTWYGMPAYAKDGDIVCFFQSSHKFKARYATLGFSDKANLDDGTIWPVAFALKKLTAADEARIVALVKKAVS from the coding sequence ATGAAACCGACGAAAGAGGCGCTGAAGTCCGCCAGGAGTGCCGCCGTGTCCGGCAAGGCGGCCAAGGGATTCACGGATGAGGAACGCGCGGCAATGAAGGAGCGCGCCGAAGAGCTAAAGGCTGAAGAGCGCCGAGGCCTGCGCGTGAAAAAGACGGACGGGGAAGAGGACGTGCTTGCGAAGATTGCCGAGATGCCGGAATCGGATCGCGCCATGGCCGAGCGGCTCCATGCCATCATCAAAGCCAGCGCACCAGCCCTTTCGCCGAAGACCTGGTACGGGATGCCCGCGTACGCCAAGGACGGCGATATTGTCTGCTTCTTTCAAAGTTCGCACAAGTTCAAGGCGAGATACGCGACGCTCGGCTTCAGCGACAAAGCGAACCTCGACGACGGAACCATTTGGCCGGTCGCCTTTGCGCTGAAGAAGTTGACCGCCGCCGACGAGGCAAGGATAGTCGCGCTCGTGAAGAAAGCGGTCAGTTGA
- a CDS encoding Hpt domain-containing protein has protein sequence MQHSKLKTKESNSTDTATALSGDRLQQLLLQLWMTSKSTVAERLEAICRAQALLEKNMLDEQARLEALDAAHKLAGILGTFGLPMGTELARQIEMAMEQAGKPGSVDAHALAGTLAQLSELINQKSAEIPSA, from the coding sequence ATGCAACACTCCAAGCTGAAAACAAAAGAGTCGAATTCGACCGATACCGCAACAGCCCTGTCAGGCGATCGCTTGCAACAATTGCTGCTGCAGCTCTGGATGACCAGCAAGTCCACCGTTGCCGAGCGGCTGGAGGCAATCTGCCGTGCCCAGGCACTGCTGGAGAAAAATATGCTCGACGAGCAGGCCCGGTTGGAAGCCCTGGACGCTGCCCATAAGTTGGCAGGCATTCTGGGAACGTTTGGCTTGCCGATGGGAACCGAACTGGCTCGCCAGATTGAGATGGCCATGGAGCAGGCCGGCAAGCCGGGATCGGTCGACGCGCACGCGCTGGCTGGCACTCTCGCCCAGCTCAGTGAACTGATCAATCAGAAATCCGCCGAAATTCCCTCCGCATAA
- a CDS encoding SRPBCC domain-containing protein: MIEAPASIEDMTLNISQEIHVKAPIDITFAALLDQLGPFNQTPDGAPMPFKLEAWPGGRWFRDLGDHNGHFWGNVQAIKRPSLLEINGPLFMSYPVANNLQYRLTEEAGETIIQFHHTGFGLIQDDHKRGVTGGWSSMHEQLRKRAEGSHR, translated from the coding sequence ATGATCGAGGCCCCCGCAAGCATCGAAGACATGACGTTGAATATCTCGCAGGAGATCCACGTTAAAGCTCCTATCGATATCACATTCGCCGCGCTGCTCGACCAGCTTGGTCCCTTCAACCAAACTCCCGATGGCGCGCCGATGCCCTTCAAGCTGGAAGCGTGGCCCGGTGGCCGCTGGTTCCGCGACCTTGGCGATCACAACGGCCATTTCTGGGGCAATGTCCAGGCCATCAAGCGGCCGTCATTGCTTGAAATCAACGGCCCGCTCTTCATGTCCTATCCCGTTGCCAACAATCTCCAGTACCGTCTCACCGAAGAGGCAGGGGAAACCATTATTCAGTTCCACCACACCGGCTTTGGCCTCATTCAGGACGACCATAAGAGAGGGGTGACCGGCGGGTGGAGCTCCATGCACGAGCAGTTGCGCAAGCGCGCTGAAGGCTCGCATCGCTGA
- a CDS encoding SGNH/GDSL hydrolase family protein: protein MELKTMKTGQIRFIALLFGVLSVAACLFAQGKPTPLAAAAPGTRDLASLHELLKSNKPITWVFTGDSITEGAEWTHGERDFSELFSEHIRWDMRRGRDVIINSAISGNKTDDILEDFQWRIGHFHPDVVSVMLGMNDAARDSGGRQVFETNLRKLIEQIRAMGAIPILQTTNWTLDDPRRHDLPAYNAIIRDVATSENVILVDNWQYWHTHRTENNLAAWLGNAIHPNGLGHAAIAEQMFSTLDIASNHAD, encoded by the coding sequence ATGGAATTGAAAACAATGAAGACTGGACAAATTCGCTTCATCGCTCTTCTTTTCGGGGTCTTGTCCGTGGCAGCTTGTCTCTTTGCCCAGGGCAAACCAACGCCGCTCGCAGCAGCGGCCCCTGGCACCCGCGACCTCGCCTCTCTGCACGAACTCCTTAAAAGCAACAAGCCCATCACCTGGGTTTTCACCGGCGACAGTATCACCGAAGGAGCGGAGTGGACCCATGGTGAGCGCGATTTTTCAGAGCTCTTCTCTGAGCACATCCGCTGGGACATGCGCCGTGGCCGAGACGTCATCATCAACAGCGCCATCAGCGGGAACAAAACGGATGACATCCTCGAGGACTTTCAATGGAGGATCGGCCATTTTCATCCTGACGTCGTAAGCGTGATGCTCGGTATGAATGATGCGGCTCGTGATTCTGGAGGAAGGCAGGTATTCGAAACCAATCTGCGGAAACTGATCGAGCAAATCCGGGCCATGGGGGCAATCCCCATCTTGCAGACAACAAATTGGACACTTGACGACCCGCGCCGCCATGACTTGCCTGCATACAACGCCATCATCCGGGACGTAGCAACCTCGGAAAACGTAATTCTTGTGGACAATTGGCAGTATTGGCATACGCACCGCACTGAAAATAACCTTGCTGCATGGCTGGGCAACGCGATTCACCCAAACGGCTTGGGACATGCTGCGATCGCGGAGCAAATGTTTAGCACGCTAGATATAGCGTCTAATCACGCAGATTAG
- the glmM gene encoding phosphoglucosamine mutase, with product MRKLFGTDGIRAVAGTAPLDPTTIYAIGIALGHSLKTADSNPRVLLGMDTRESGNWIAAVIAAGLESAGVGVVSAGVITTPAIAYLTRKHHYAAGIVISASHNPWQDNGIKIFGSDGYKLADATELRMEEEIFHHLEGLTAPDPASLPVPAIDTQLRHEYEAFLLASVPGLNLHGMKLVIDCANGASSAIAPELFSHLGGNPVFTHAKPDGRNINARCGALYPQVVAAETMASGATMGITFDGDADRALFSDANGNVVNGDAILLLAARDLQKKKKLTGDIVVATTMSNMGLEAALKRSGIRMLRAPVGDKYVLEMMQEKNAALGGEQSGHILFPHLATTGDGLLTALVVLDLVQRSGKPLHELCSDMKVFPQVIVNVTVREKRPLEEIPSVTRAIHAAEKELKDSGRVVIRYSGTEQLARVMIEAESEEAMRRHADAIAEAIRAELGA from the coding sequence ATGAGAAAGCTTTTTGGTACCGATGGAATTCGCGCAGTCGCCGGAACTGCACCGCTGGACCCGACAACGATTTATGCAATCGGTATTGCCCTGGGACACTCGTTGAAGACCGCAGATTCCAACCCGAGAGTCCTTCTCGGGATGGACACACGCGAATCCGGCAATTGGATCGCGGCAGTCATTGCCGCCGGACTGGAGAGCGCCGGTGTGGGAGTGGTCAGCGCTGGAGTCATTACGACGCCAGCAATCGCATACCTGACGCGCAAACATCACTATGCCGCCGGCATCGTCATCTCGGCCTCGCACAATCCGTGGCAGGACAACGGCATCAAGATTTTCGGCAGTGACGGTTACAAATTGGCGGATGCGACCGAGTTGCGCATGGAAGAGGAGATCTTCCACCATCTGGAGGGCCTTACCGCACCCGACCCCGCATCCCTGCCCGTGCCCGCGATTGATACGCAATTGCGCCACGAATACGAGGCGTTTCTTCTCGCCTCGGTGCCCGGGCTCAATCTGCATGGCATGAAGCTGGTGATCGATTGCGCCAATGGAGCATCCTCCGCGATCGCGCCGGAGCTGTTTTCTCACCTTGGCGGCAACCCGGTCTTCACCCATGCCAAACCTGACGGCCGCAACATCAACGCTCGTTGCGGAGCGCTGTATCCCCAGGTAGTAGCCGCGGAAACAATGGCAAGCGGCGCAACCATGGGCATCACCTTCGATGGAGATGCGGACCGGGCGCTCTTCTCCGACGCCAACGGCAACGTGGTCAACGGCGATGCCATCCTGCTGCTTGCTGCGCGCGACCTGCAAAAGAAGAAGAAGCTCACCGGAGATATTGTGGTGGCTACCACCATGTCCAATATGGGCCTGGAGGCCGCGTTGAAGCGTAGCGGCATCCGTATGCTGCGCGCACCAGTCGGCGACAAATACGTTCTGGAAATGATGCAGGAGAAGAACGCGGCACTTGGTGGCGAACAGTCCGGCCACATCCTCTTTCCTCACCTGGCCACGACTGGCGATGGGCTGCTCACCGCACTGGTGGTGCTGGACCTGGTGCAGCGCTCAGGAAAGCCACTGCACGAGCTCTGCTCCGATATGAAGGTCTTCCCTCAGGTCATCGTGAATGTCACCGTAAGGGAGAAGCGTCCGCTGGAAGAGATCCCCTCCGTAACACGCGCGATCCACGCCGCCGAGAAAGAACTCAAGGACAGCGGGCGAGTGGTCATCCGCTACTCCGGCACCGAACAGCTCGCACGCGTGATGATCGAAGCTGAATCCGAGGAGGCGATGCGGCGGCACGCCGATGCCATCGCCGAGGCGATTCGCGCCGAGCTTGGAGCCTGA
- a CDS encoding DUF2905 domain-containing protein, whose translation MGRIVLIVGLLMVAVGAALIVAGRIGIPLGRLPGDFAYRGKHVSVFLPLGTSLLLSILLSLVLYLLSRFRG comes from the coding sequence ATGGGACGAATCGTTTTGATCGTTGGCCTGTTGATGGTGGCAGTGGGCGCCGCCCTCATAGTGGCTGGCCGCATTGGCATTCCCCTGGGCCGGCTGCCGGGAGACTTCGCGTACCGGGGCAAGCATGTCTCCGTCTTTTTGCCGCTCGGCACTTCCCTGCTGCTGAGCATTCTGCTCTCGCTTGTCTTGTATCTGCTTTCGCGCTTCCGCGGCTGA
- a CDS encoding metalloregulator ArsR/SmtB family transcription factor: MARAATTSDSFNAIAEPRRRQILTLLVLKELAVGDIVAALELDQPSVSKHLRVLRDVGLVRVRRNGRHKLYRTNAEGIRPLYEWSATFERYWTHQLHRIKTRAEEAAAQSSK; the protein is encoded by the coding sequence ATGGCACGTGCCGCAACCACTTCCGATTCCTTCAACGCAATAGCCGAACCGCGCCGGCGCCAAATCCTCACCCTTCTGGTGCTGAAGGAACTGGCCGTCGGAGATATCGTGGCGGCTCTCGAGCTCGATCAGCCGTCTGTCTCCAAGCACCTGCGCGTGCTGCGCGATGTCGGACTGGTACGCGTTCGGCGGAACGGACGGCACAAGCTGTATCGAACGAATGCAGAAGGCATCCGCCCCTTGTACGAGTGGTCCGCCACCTTCGAACGTTATTGGACCCATCAGTTGCACAGGATCAAGACACGGGCCGAAGAGGCTGCCGCTCAATCATCCAAATGA
- a CDS encoding PP2C family protein-serine/threonine phosphatase has translation MRTILWLGIWSALYGARPLANSLAAVAHLPLWLRVGIPYLDTINVYFIVVVASFAFLELTTGRLRLFLKAVIAVGAAIGVAGIALFVLTGSNRRLVLYNEILVTCMLLVMVTVLALPGLSRKYLVLPNRGVLAIGTSFFTLEALYVNLARPFGYQPPAIWGDLGFAALLFSLGYTAMQIVSANERRLLSIENELAIAREIQTSILPSANPELSHLRIAAAYLPMTAVAGDFYDFIPIDPDRVGFLVADVSGHGVPAALIAGMVKMALQSVAPCAHDPRAVLRGLNRSLFRELHSQFVTASYLWLDTENHKALYSAAGHPPLLRWRAGKLERIESNGLLFGVIPEPDYPVFEMTIHAGDRFLMYTDGMVEPENAGGDSFGDGKLEQVVRNNQSRPPSELVDQLLTEIQRWQPASTAQQDDITLIVIDAI, from the coding sequence ATGCGCACCATATTGTGGCTCGGCATCTGGAGCGCCCTGTACGGGGCCCGGCCTCTGGCTAATTCGTTGGCAGCCGTGGCGCATTTGCCGCTCTGGCTCCGGGTCGGCATTCCCTACCTGGACACAATCAATGTCTACTTTATCGTGGTGGTTGCCTCGTTTGCGTTTCTGGAGCTCACCACCGGCAGGTTGCGGTTATTTCTCAAGGCTGTGATTGCCGTGGGGGCGGCCATAGGTGTGGCAGGGATTGCGCTCTTCGTCCTTACAGGCTCGAATCGCAGACTGGTTCTCTACAATGAGATCCTCGTCACCTGCATGCTTCTTGTCATGGTAACCGTGCTAGCGCTCCCAGGGCTCTCGCGCAAGTACCTCGTTCTGCCCAATCGCGGCGTTCTGGCTATCGGCACGTCTTTTTTCACGCTGGAGGCTCTCTACGTCAACCTGGCGCGCCCCTTTGGGTACCAGCCTCCGGCAATCTGGGGTGACCTGGGGTTTGCAGCTCTGCTTTTCTCTTTGGGCTACACCGCGATGCAAATCGTCTCTGCGAACGAGCGCCGCTTGCTGTCGATTGAAAATGAACTCGCGATCGCTCGCGAGATACAGACCTCGATCCTTCCCAGCGCCAATCCCGAACTCAGCCACCTTCGCATTGCCGCAGCTTATCTCCCAATGACGGCCGTTGCCGGTGATTTTTACGATTTCATTCCCATCGATCCGGATCGGGTCGGCTTTCTAGTCGCCGACGTCTCCGGACACGGCGTCCCGGCGGCTCTGATCGCAGGGATGGTCAAGATGGCGTTACAGTCAGTCGCGCCCTGCGCACATGACCCTCGAGCGGTTCTGCGTGGGCTGAACCGTTCCCTCTTCCGGGAACTCCACAGCCAGTTCGTCACCGCGTCCTATTTGTGGCTTGATACAGAGAATCACAAAGCGCTTTACTCAGCCGCGGGACACCCGCCGCTCCTGCGGTGGCGCGCAGGCAAACTGGAGCGCATCGAGAGCAACGGCCTGCTTTTCGGTGTAATCCCTGAGCCCGACTACCCCGTTTTCGAGATGACCATCCATGCGGGCGACCGCTTTCTGATGTATACAGACGGCATGGTCGAACCCGAGAATGCGGGCGGCGATTCTTTCGGCGACGGCAAGCTCGAACAGGTTGTGCGTAACAATCAGTCGCGCCCTCCGTCCGAGCTGGTCGATCAACTGCTAACCGAGATCCAGCGCTGGCAACCGGCTTCCACGGCCCAGCAGGACGACATCACGCTCATCGTGATCGACGCGATTTAG